From Anaerohalosphaera lusitana, one genomic window encodes:
- the fliP gene encoding flagellar type III secretion system pore protein FliP (The bacterial flagellar biogenesis protein FliP forms a type III secretion system (T3SS)-type pore required for flagellar assembly.), with the protein MAGKMRFLLVGMLLAAVLVPFAGAAEGDEAGQSNVTNGTMPSVPQVLDVIDKATAAENLEEDQAWSGPIKMVIVFAVLAILPSLLIMMTSFTRIIIVLSFVRRALSTQNIPPTIAIIGLALFLTLFTMAPTFSQVNEKAIQPYLNEDMEFADAMTLTGESMKDFMIRQTRKNDLKLFVQMSGIEPPESPEDVAMHVAIPAFIISEFRTAFEIGCLLFIPFLLIDLVTASILLSAGMMMLPPAMISLPFKLILFILVDGWGLLAKSLSLSFQ; encoded by the coding sequence ATGGCCGGTAAGATGAGATTTTTATTGGTTGGGATGCTGCTGGCGGCGGTTTTGGTTCCGTTTGCGGGTGCGGCTGAGGGTGACGAGGCCGGGCAGAGTAACGTGACGAACGGTACGATGCCTTCGGTTCCGCAGGTGCTGGATGTGATAGATAAGGCGACGGCGGCTGAGAACCTGGAGGAGGATCAGGCGTGGTCCGGGCCGATTAAGATGGTGATCGTGTTCGCGGTGCTGGCGATACTGCCGAGCCTGCTGATCATGATGACGTCGTTTACGCGGATCATCATTGTGCTTTCGTTCGTGAGGCGTGCCCTTTCGACGCAGAATATTCCGCCGACGATAGCGATAATCGGGCTGGCTCTGTTTTTGACGCTGTTCACGATGGCGCCGACGTTTTCGCAGGTGAACGAGAAGGCTATTCAGCCATATCTGAATGAGGACATGGAGTTTGCCGATGCGATGACGCTGACGGGCGAGTCGATGAAGGATTTTATGATACGCCAGACGAGGAAGAACGACCTGAAGCTTTTCGTGCAGATGTCGGGGATCGAGCCGCCTGAGTCGCCGGAGGATGTGGCGATGCATGTTGCGATACCGGCATTTATTATCAGTGAATTCCGGACGGCGTTTGAGATCGGATGTCTGCTGTTTATTCCGTTTTTGCTGATCGACCTGGTGACGGCGAGCATACTGCTGAGTGCGGGTATGATGATGCTGCCGCCGGCGATGATATCGCTGCCGTTCAAGCTGATCCTGTTTATTCTGGTGGATGGGTGGGGCTTGCTGGCGAAGAGTTTGAGTTTGAGTTTTCAGTGA
- a CDS encoding flagellar biosynthetic protein FliQ, with the protein MDTSWVVYLGKHTLETALLVAAPILGVCALVGVVVSLLQAVTSIRDMSLSIVPKLIGVGLTALLFGNWMLGVLLKFTGEIFGYIQAYGQ; encoded by the coding sequence ATGGATACTAGTTGGGTTGTATATCTTGGTAAGCATACGCTGGAGACGGCGTTGCTTGTGGCGGCTCCTATACTTGGGGTTTGTGCGCTGGTCGGTGTAGTGGTTTCGCTGCTGCAGGCGGTTACTTCGATACGGGACATGTCGCTTTCGATCGTGCCCAAGCTGATCGGGGTGGGGTTGACGGCGCTTTTATTCGGCAACTGGATGCTGGGTGTGCTGCTGAAGTTCACGGGCGAGATATTCGGTTATATTCAGGCGTACGGTCAGTAG
- a CDS encoding flagellar biosynthetic protein FliR, producing MTFTSATLLGFVLVLTRLSVFFATAPIFSWITIPVRIKVGLALFCSFFFSLSLSPPEIGAGVGLLEVVLMFMMEGIYGLSLGLILTMLYSAVKVCGRILEMQMAMSMAQEMDPFRGERQQPLSILFEIIFLLLLLSANVHHMFLELLHTSFEAFGPGEFPGVAGMTQAVIEAGSMMLVFGLRLAIPALVVFTILMVVLAVMARIAPEMNILFLSLPFKVGLGLLIAAYLVPYIQTYVSEYANAVGRMLPI from the coding sequence ATGACGTTTACCTCGGCGACACTTTTAGGGTTTGTGCTGGTTCTGACTCGGCTGTCGGTTTTTTTCGCTACGGCTCCGATCTTCAGTTGGATCACGATCCCGGTGCGTATAAAGGTGGGGCTGGCGCTGTTCTGCAGTTTTTTCTTTTCACTTTCGCTGTCGCCTCCGGAGATCGGTGCTGGGGTTGGGCTGCTGGAAGTCGTGCTTATGTTCATGATGGAGGGGATATACGGGCTTTCGCTTGGGCTGATACTCACGATGCTGTATTCGGCGGTGAAAGTATGCGGGCGGATACTGGAAATGCAGATGGCGATGTCGATGGCTCAGGAGATGGACCCGTTCAGGGGTGAGCGTCAGCAGCCGTTGTCGATTCTGTTTGAGATCATATTTTTGCTGCTGCTGCTCTCGGCGAATGTGCATCATATGTTTCTGGAGCTGCTGCATACAAGCTTCGAGGCATTTGGGCCGGGTGAATTTCCGGGGGTGGCGGGCATGACGCAGGCGGTGATCGAGGCGGGTTCGATGATGCTTGTTTTCGGGTTGCGGCTGGCGATACCGGCACTTGTGGTATTTACGATATTGATGGTGGTGCTGGCGGTGATGGCGAGGATCGCGCCGGAGATGAACATACTGTTTTTGAGCCTGCCGTTTAAGGTGGGGCTGGGTTTGCTGATAGCGGCGTACCTGGTTCCTTACATACAGACGTATGTCAGTGAGTATGCGAATGCGGTGGGCAGGATGCTGCCGATATAG
- the flhB gene encoding flagellar biosynthesis protein FlhB, whose product MADKPAGERTEQPTPRRLRKAREDGQAPQSQELPAVASIVALLLAFVAGGSGLFGWFRELIRNACTCNFQALETSGAFMKYASGIIKGMIGAMSPFFIAVFVAGVMSTVVVSGLNFSPKAVKFKLSAISPVKGFKKLFGIQSVIKLVLSVLKLIFVGMLVWFYLDDKLESMASLRWAWPDNLLKILGEPVLGIMIRICIGLIIIALIDVAFQKWKYIRDLKMTKQEIKEERKSEEGSPEVKSKIRQQQMAMASKRMLAEVPKADVVLVNPTHVAVALKYDSKKSDAPVVIAKGGDHLCERIKEVARSYGVPIVRRPKLARTIFANVELDQSIPESLFMAVAEVLAMIQRMRQRRQ is encoded by the coding sequence ATGGCGGATAAACCAGCAGGCGAACGTACCGAACAACCAACCCCGCGACGGCTGCGTAAGGCCCGTGAGGACGGGCAGGCTCCGCAGAGTCAGGAGCTGCCGGCGGTTGCTTCGATCGTGGCGCTGCTGCTGGCGTTCGTGGCTGGGGGGAGCGGGCTGTTCGGATGGTTCCGTGAGCTGATAAGGAATGCGTGCACGTGTAATTTTCAGGCACTGGAGACGAGCGGGGCGTTTATGAAGTACGCGAGCGGGATAATTAAGGGGATGATCGGGGCGATGTCGCCTTTCTTTATCGCTGTGTTCGTGGCGGGTGTGATGAGTACGGTGGTGGTGAGCGGGCTGAACTTTTCGCCTAAGGCTGTAAAGTTCAAGCTGTCGGCTATATCGCCTGTGAAGGGTTTCAAGAAACTGTTCGGCATACAGTCAGTCATCAAGCTGGTACTTTCGGTTTTGAAGCTGATCTTCGTTGGCATGCTGGTGTGGTTTTATCTGGATGACAAGCTTGAGAGCATGGCGTCGCTGAGGTGGGCGTGGCCGGACAATCTGCTGAAGATACTGGGTGAGCCGGTGCTTGGGATCATGATACGGATATGCATCGGGCTGATAATTATCGCTCTGATAGATGTGGCTTTTCAAAAGTGGAAGTACATACGTGATCTGAAGATGACCAAACAGGAGATCAAGGAAGAACGCAAAAGCGAGGAGGGGTCGCCGGAGGTCAAGTCGAAGATCCGTCAGCAGCAGATGGCGATGGCGAGCAAGCGTATGCTGGCGGAGGTGCCGAAGGCTGACGTGGTGCTGGTCAACCCGACGCACGTTGCGGTGGCGTTGAAGTATGACTCGAAGAAGTCGGACGCGCCGGTGGTTATCGCGAAGGGTGGGGATCATCTTTGTGAACGGATCAAGGAAGTTGCGAGGTCGTACGGGGTGCCGATCGTGCGCAGGCCGAAGCTGGCGAGGACGATATTCGCGAACGTTGAGCTTGATCAGAGCATACCGGAATCGCTGTTTATGGCGGTTGCGGAGGTGCTGGCGATGATACAGAGGATGCGTCAGCGGAGGCAGTAG
- a CDS encoding FHIPEP family type III secretion protein → MKRNGSADNRKEVDDAERVVEPVATAKGRNLLTIAVVVIIGALFAPTGGFVSTVLNFGWILAFCLFAAVVMIVFAARDVGQLRGFAGLVFFSVVFRQAVAVVSVKMLFYHGTACRLLDNVGDMWASAGGGPIWTITAGLIFGAIVAAGWAVSQIIRQAGKVAVNSIPYKFISTDADMNAGLISENQAEDIKQRITDEARFYLSTAAVSKLLLFDVIMSVVFVLAAGAGIAFYRSSVMAENIAMGPEGVEIGAIATVSLVPAAVTVILCAWLVRKKDLELSEAGEAESDRGFDMHESEVERGGAEMEVLNPDFVQKSLEAGPYRLDVMEEAGDEENDLTATPEDGEAEEEEQDLAAVLGEALGQDDSKGASGGMDEADGGEISVDVEQAGRETGADADSTEAEHVREDEPGSGSEEVDVYDAIAEFFRESSEGEAKVLLLGGTGVENMPVTEVVNAGFHMAGEGSRCLVIDADIDRRAVAEAFDAEGAEGASPALSCVDNLWVWTVKPEVGNLGVDIANKIEAERRRFGRIIIYAPAIRDDAYFGKLAGMVDAAVLAGDVERDEYMADLKGLLEAMGCRCF, encoded by the coding sequence ATGAAAAGGAACGGATCAGCGGACAATCGGAAAGAGGTTGATGACGCGGAGCGGGTTGTAGAACCTGTTGCGACGGCGAAGGGGCGGAATCTGCTCACGATCGCTGTGGTTGTGATCATAGGTGCTCTTTTTGCGCCGACGGGTGGGTTTGTTTCGACGGTTCTCAATTTCGGATGGATACTGGCGTTCTGTCTGTTTGCGGCGGTGGTGATGATCGTTTTTGCCGCCCGTGATGTGGGGCAGTTGAGGGGGTTTGCGGGGCTGGTTTTCTTTTCTGTGGTTTTCCGGCAGGCGGTTGCGGTGGTTTCGGTGAAGATGCTGTTTTATCATGGGACGGCATGCAGGCTGCTGGATAATGTAGGTGATATGTGGGCGTCGGCGGGCGGCGGGCCGATATGGACGATCACGGCTGGGCTGATATTCGGCGCGATCGTTGCGGCGGGTTGGGCGGTCAGTCAGATCATCCGGCAGGCGGGGAAGGTGGCGGTCAACTCGATACCGTATAAATTCATAAGCACTGATGCGGACATGAACGCGGGGCTGATCAGTGAGAATCAGGCGGAGGATATAAAGCAGCGGATAACGGATGAGGCGCGGTTTTATCTGTCGACGGCGGCGGTTTCGAAGCTGCTTTTGTTCGATGTGATCATGTCGGTTGTTTTCGTGCTGGCGGCTGGTGCTGGGATCGCTTTTTACAGGTCGTCTGTGATGGCGGAGAATATCGCGATGGGGCCTGAGGGAGTTGAGATCGGTGCGATAGCGACGGTATCGCTGGTGCCTGCTGCGGTCACGGTGATTCTGTGTGCGTGGCTGGTGAGGAAGAAGGACCTGGAGCTGAGCGAGGCTGGTGAGGCCGAGTCGGACCGGGGGTTCGATATGCACGAGTCGGAGGTTGAACGTGGGGGGGCTGAGATGGAGGTGCTGAATCCGGATTTTGTGCAGAAGAGCCTGGAGGCGGGGCCTTATCGGCTGGATGTAATGGAAGAGGCGGGGGATGAGGAAAACGATCTTACGGCGACGCCTGAGGATGGTGAAGCAGAGGAAGAGGAGCAGGATCTGGCGGCGGTGCTGGGGGAGGCGTTGGGGCAGGACGATAGTAAGGGTGCAAGCGGTGGAATGGATGAGGCGGACGGCGGTGAGATTTCGGTTGATGTTGAGCAAGCGGGGAGAGAGACCGGTGCGGATGCTGATTCGACGGAGGCGGAGCACGTGCGGGAGGATGAACCGGGTTCCGGTAGTGAGGAGGTGGATGTTTATGATGCGATCGCGGAGTTTTTTAGAGAATCGAGTGAGGGTGAAGCTAAGGTGCTTCTGCTTGGGGGGACGGGTGTCGAGAACATGCCGGTGACGGAAGTTGTGAATGCGGGATTTCATATGGCTGGGGAGGGGAGCCGATGTTTGGTGATCGATGCGGATATCGATCGGCGAGCCGTTGCGGAGGCTTTCGATGCGGAGGGAGCAGAGGGGGCATCGCCTGCGTTGAGCTGTGTGGACAATCTGTGGGTGTGGACGGTCAAGCCGGAGGTGGGGAACCTGGGGGTGGATATCGCGAACAAGATCGAGGCGGAGCGGAGGCGGTTCGGGCGGATCATTATTTATGCGCCGGCGATCCGGGACGATGCTTATTTCGGTAAGCTGGCGGGGATGGTGGATGCGGCTGTTTTGGCGGGGGATGTTGAGCGGGACGAGTATATGGCGGATCTCAAGGGGTTGCTGGAGGCGATGGGGTGCAGGTGTTTTTGA